One Carassius auratus strain Wakin chromosome 3, ASM336829v1, whole genome shotgun sequence genomic region harbors:
- the LOC113053759 gene encoding dnaJ homolog subfamily B member 1-like, with protein MGKDYYRVLGIEKGASDEEIKKAYRKQALRFHPDKNKSAGAEDKFKEVAEAYDVLSDAKKKDIYDRYGEDGLKGHAGSGINGPSYSFHGDPHAMFAEFFGGRSPFDQFFASAGGADHDMDIDDPFAAFGMGGMGGFPRSFKSRAGGVHRGREKKKDPPVMHELKVSLEEVFSGCTKKMKISRKRLNPDGCSVRTEDKILTVDIKRGWKEGTKITFPKEGDETPTNIPADIVFVVKDKVHSVFRRDGSDIIYPARISLREALCGCTISAPTLDGRTVTVTSRDVIKPGMKKRIVGEGLPLSKYPEKRGDMVLEFSVKFPDKLGSSTREALVQILPP; from the exons ATGGGTAAAGATTATTACAGGGTCCTGGGGATCGAGAAGGGCGCCTCGGACGAGGAGATCAAGAAAGCCTACAGAAAACAAGCTTTGAGATTTCATCCCGACAAAAACAAATCAGCCGGAGCAGAAGATAAGTTCAAAGAGGTCGCCGAAGCGTACGATGTCCTGAGCGATGCCAAGAAGAAAGACATCTATGACAGATATGGAGAGGATG GGCTGAAGGGACATGCCGGTAGTGGTATCAATGGCCCTAGCTATAGTTTTCACGGAGATCCTCACGCCATGTTTGCAGAGTTCTTTGGTGGCCGTAGCCCATTCGATCAGTTCTTTGCATCTGCTGGGGGCGCAGATCATGACATGGACATTGATGACCCCTTTGCGGCCTTCGGAATGGGAGGAATGGGCGGATTCCCCAGATCTTTCAAATCTCGGGCAGGTGGTGTGCACAGGGGCCGGGAAAAGAAGAAAGACCCCCCAGTAATGCACGAACTCAAAGTGAGTCTAGAAGAAGTGTTTTCTGGTTGCACGAAAAAGATGAAGATCTCTCGGAAGAGGCTGAACCCGGACGGCTGCTCGGTGCGCACCGAAGACAAGATCCTCACTGTGGACATCAAACGTGGCTGGAAGGAGGGGACAAAGATTACCTTTCCCAAAGAGGGAGATGAGACGCCAACCAACATCCCTGCCGACATCGTGTTTGTGGTTAAGGACAAGGTTCACTCAGTCTTTCGAAGAGACGGCTCCGACATCATCTATCCTGCAAGGATATCCCTCCGAGAG GCTCTGTGCGGCTGCACCATCAGCGCTCCCACCCTGGACGGAAGGACTGTCACAGTGACATCACGTGATGTCATCAAACCTGGTATGAAGAAGAGGATTGTGGGAGAAGGACTGCCACTGTCCAAATATCCTGAAAAGAGAGGAGACATGGTGCTGGAGTTCTCAGTCAAGTTTCCGGACAAGTTGGGATCGAGTACTCGTGAAGCTCTGGTTCAGATCCTCCCACCTTGA